The following are from one region of the Deltaproteobacteria bacterium genome:
- a CDS encoding DoxX family protein: SVKVLQLPIAVEATTQLGYSTNVLFWLGLLELACLAVYLIPRTAVLGAVLWTGYLGGAVATHVRVGNPLLSQAFFPVYVALFLWGGLWLRDERLRAVLPLRAPK, translated from the coding sequence GAGCGTCAAGGTGCTCCAGCTGCCAATTGCGGTGGAGGCGACGACGCAGCTCGGATACTCCACGAACGTCCTCTTCTGGCTCGGGCTGCTCGAGCTCGCATGTCTTGCCGTCTACCTGATCCCGCGCACGGCGGTGCTCGGCGCCGTGCTGTGGACCGGTTACTTAGGCGGCGCCGTCGCGACGCACGTGCGCGTCGGCAACCCGCTCCTCAGCCAGGCGTTCTTTCCCGTCTACGTCGCGCTCTTCCTCTGGGGCGGCCTCTGGCTCCGCGACGAGCGGCTGCGCGCGGTGCTGCCACTCCGCGCGCCGAAGTGA